One stretch of Ipomoea triloba cultivar NCNSP0323 chromosome 8, ASM357664v1 DNA includes these proteins:
- the LOC116027872 gene encoding ethylene-responsive transcription factor ERF026-like gives MADPYSQSLHHPALPSRGGTSAGKHPMYRGIRSRGGKWVSEIREPRKTTRIWLGTYPTPEMAAAAYDVAALALRGSEAVLNFPAHAPRYPVPATSSPADIRNAATAGAAIFQPGTAASQPPAAAPGGEYIDEEAIFDMPNLLVDMAGGMMVSPPRMNPQSSDDSPGWNSDAETCLWSF, from the coding sequence ATGGCTGACCCTTATTCACAATCACTACACCACCCTGCACTCCCCAGCCGAGGCGGCACCTCCGCCGGGAAACACCCAATGTATCGCGGGATACGGAGTCGGGGCGGGAAGTGGGTGTCGGAGATCCGCGAGCCGAGAAAGACGACCCGAATATGGCTGGGGACTTACCCCACGCCGGAGATGGCTGCGGCGGCTTACGACGTGGCTGCGCTCGCACTAAGGGGAAGCGAAGCCGTACTGAACTTCCCCGCCCACGCGCCTCGCTATCCCGTACCCGCCACGTCCTCGCCCGCGGATATTAGAAACGCTGCCACCGCCGGAGCCGCCATATTTCAGCCCGGCACCGCCGCCTCCCAGCCCCCTGCCGCCGCACCCGGCGGCGAATATATCGATGAAGAGGCGATATTCGATATGCCTAATTTGCTGGTGGACATGGCCGGAGGAATGATGGTGAGTCCGCCGAGAATGAATCCCCAATCGTCCGATGATTCTCCCGGCTGGAATTCCGACGCTGAAACTTGTCTATGGAGCTTTTAA